The following proteins are co-located in the Chloroflexota bacterium genome:
- a CDS encoding OB-fold domain-containing protein has product MAEEGREVKPLSIASTLDMPYSYHAGFYYSRFLKELRDNKRLVGVKCPQCSKVYVPPRIVCRDCFVKMEEFVPVGHEGTLLAFTVTNFPYIDTTNGEQKKIPFTAAFIRLDGADSNIVHRLDETDEKKIKAGMRLRAVFSDTRTGDYFHDIDHFSIIKDV; this is encoded by the coding sequence ATGGCAGAAGAAGGCAGAGAAGTGAAGCCACTGAGCATAGCTTCCACGCTCGACATGCCCTACAGCTACCACGCCGGGTTCTACTACAGCCGGTTTCTCAAGGAACTGAGGGATAACAAACGCCTAGTCGGTGTGAAGTGCCCCCAGTGCAGCAAGGTCTACGTGCCTCCCCGCATCGTATGCCGGGACTGCTTCGTGAAGATGGAGGAGTTCGTGCCGGTCGGTCATGAAGGCACGTTGCTCGCCTTTACGGTGACGAACTTCCCCTATATTGATACAACAAATGGTGAACAGAAGAAGATTCCTTTTACCGCAGCATTCATCAGGCTGGACGGCGCCGACTCCAATATTGTGCATCGCCTGGATGAGACTGATGAGAAGAAGATCAAGGCAGGTATGCGATTGCGGGCAGTGTTCAGCGATACCAGGACGGGCGATTATTTCCACGACATCGACCATTTCAGCATTATCAAGGAT